Proteins found in one Panthera tigris isolate Pti1 chromosome B3, P.tigris_Pti1_mat1.1, whole genome shotgun sequence genomic segment:
- the CARMIL3 gene encoding capping protein, Arp2/3 and myosin-I linker protein 3 → MAKPSAELTRELQDSIRRCLSQGAVLQQHRVKLETKPKKFEDRVLALTSWRLHLFPLKVPAKVESSFNVLEIRAFNTLSQNQILVETERGLVSMRLPSAESVDQVTRHVSSALSKVCPGPGCLIRRGNADTPEGPRDTSPNSETSTSTTHSVCGGFSETYAALCDYNGLHCREEVQWDVDTIYHAEDNREFNLLDFSHLESRDLALMVAALAYNQWFTKLYCKDLRLGSEVLEQVLHTLSKSGSLEELVLDNAGLKTDFVQKLAGVFGENGSCVLHALTLSHNPIEDKGFLSLSQQLLCFPTGLTKLCLAKTAISPRGLQALGQTFGANPAFASSLRYLDLSKNPGLLATDEANALYSFLAQPNALVHLDLAGTDCAIDLLLGALLHGCCSHLTYLNLARNSCSHRKGREAPPAFKQFFSSAYTLSHVNLSATRLPLEALRALLQGLSLNSHLSDLHLDLSSCELRSAGAQALQEQLGAVTCVGSLDLSDNGFDSDLLTLVPALGKNKSLKHLFLGKNFNVKAKTLEEILHKLVQLIQEEDCSLQSLSVADSRLKLRTSILINALGSNTCLAKVDLSGNGMEDIGAKMLSKALQINSSLRTILWDRNNTSALGFLDIARALESNHTLCFMSFPVSDISQAYRSAPERTEDVWQKIQWCLVRNNHSQTCPQEQAFRLQQGLVTSSAEQMLQRLCGRVQEEVRALRLCPLEPVQDELLYARDLIKDAKNSRALFPSLYELGHVLANDGPVRQRLESVASEVSKAVDKELQVILESMVSLTQELCPVAMRVAEGHNKMLSNVAERVTVPRNFIRGALLEQAGQDIQNKLDEVKLSVVTYLTNSIVDEILQELYHSHKSLARHLAQLKTLSDPPSGPGQGQDPSSRGRGRNHDHEETTDDELGTNIDTMAIKKQKRCRKIRPVSAFISGSPQDMESQLGSLGIPPGWFSGLGSSQPTGGGSWEGLSELPTHGYKLRHQTQGRPRPPRTTPPGPGRPSVPITGTRQENGMATRLDEGLEDFFSRRVMDESSSYPRTLRTLRPGLSEPPLPPLQKKRRRGLFHFRRPRSFKGDRGPGSPTTGLLLPPPPPPPPTQESPPSPDPPSLGNNSSPCWSPEEESGPLPGFGGSRGPSFRRKMGTEGAEPGEGGLAPGTAQQPRVHGVALPGLGRAKGWSFDGKREGTGPDLEGSVQAWQKRRSSDDAGPGAWKPPPPPQSTKPSFSAMRRAEATWHIAEESAPNHSCQSPSPASQDGEEEKEGAQFPERTVPTRNAKLQDPPLASRPPKPVAVPRGRRPPQEPGGREEAEAGGAVLGMNKPRLRLGSQQDQEETEVQGPPDPGRRTAPLKPKRTRRAQSCDKLEPDRRQPPDPTGTSEPGTD, encoded by the exons ATGGCCAAGCCCAGCGCGGAGCTCACCCGCGAGCTGCAAG aCAGCATCAGGAGGTGCTTAAGCCAAGGGGCTGTGCTCCAACAACATCGGGTGAAGCTGGAGACGAAGCCCAAGAAGTTTGAGGATCGAGTTCTG GCCCTGACCTCCTGGCGCCTCCACCTCTTCCCCCTTAAAGTCCCAGCCAAG GTGGAGAGCTCCTTCAATGTCCTAGAAATCCGCGCCTTCAATACGCTCAGTCAGAACCAG ATCCTAGTGGAGACAGAGCGTGGCCTGGTGAGCATGCGGCTCCCATCGGCTGAGAGTGTGGACCAGGTGACACGACATGTGAGCTCTGCCCTCTCCAAGGTCTGCCCTGGCCCTGG GTGTCTAATCCGTCGTGGAAATGCTGACACCCCAGAAGGGCCCCGAGACACGTCCCCTAACTCTGAGACTTCCACATCGACCACTCACAGTGTCTGTG GTGGCTTCTCCGAGACCTATGCTGCCCTGTGTGACTACAACGGACTGCACTGCCGTGAAGAGGTGCAATGG GATGTGGACACCATCTATCATGCCGAGGATAACCGGGAGTTCAATCTTTTGGATTTCAGCCACTTGGAAAGCCG AGACTTGGCCCTAATGGTGGCAGCCCTGGCCTACAACCAGTGGTTCACCAAACTCTACTGCAAGGATCTGCGGCTG GGCTCTGAAGTGTTAGAACAGGTGCTACATACCCTGAGCAAGTCGGGGAGCCTCGAAGAGCTGGTGCTGGACAATGCCGGGCTTAAGAC GGACTTTGTCCAGAAGCTGGCCGGGGTGTTTGGGGAGAACGGGAGCTGTGTGCTGCATGCCCTCACTCTGTCCCACAACCCCATCGAGGACAAGG GTTTCCTCAGTCTGAGTCAGCAGCTCCTCTGCTTCCCCACTGGCCTCACCAAACTGTGCCTGGCCAAGACTGCCATTTCCCCTCGAG GGCTCCAGGCACTGGGCCAGACCTTCGGGGCCAACCCAGCCTTTGCCAGCTCCCTTCGATACCTGGACCTGAGCAAGAACCCTGGGCTGCTCGCCACAGATGAGGCCAAT GCCCTCTACAGTTTCCTGGCCCAGCCTAATGCTCTGGTGCACCTGGACCTGGCAGGAACCGACTGCGCCATTGACTTG CTTCTGGGAGCCCTGCTCCATGGCTGCTGCTCCCACCTAACCTACCTCAACCTGGCGCGCAACAGCTGCTCCCACAG GAAGGGCCGAGAGGCCCCGCCGGCCTTCAAGCAGTTCTTCAGCAGCGCCTACACACTGAGCCACGTCAACCTGTCGGCCACGAGGCTGCCCCTGGAGGCCCTCAG GGCACTGCTCCAGGGCCTCTCCCTCAACAGTCACCTCAGTGATCTGCACCTGGACCTCAGCAGCTGTGAG CTCCGCTCAGCAGGAGCCCAGGCTTTGCAGGAGCAGCTGGGGGCTGTCACCTGTGTGGGCAGCCTGGATCTGTCAGACAATG GGTTCGACTCGGACCTCCTGACACTGGTGCCCGCACTTGGCAAGAACAAGTCCCTCAAGCACCTGTTCCTGGGCAAGAACTTCAATGTCAAGGCCAA GACCCTGGAGGAGATCCTCCACAAGCTGGTGCAACTGATCCAAGAAGAGGACTGT TCCCTGCAGTCACTGTCAGTGGCGGACTCAAGGCTGAAGCTCCGCACCAGCATCCTCATCAATGCCCTGGGCAGCAACACCTGCCTGGCTAAGGTGGATCTGAGTGGCAATGGCATGGAGGACATCGGGGCCAAGATGCTGTCTAAGGCCCTGCAGATAAACTCCTCCCTCAG AACCATCCTATGGGATCGAAACAACACATCTGCCCTGGGCTTTCTGGACATTGCAAGGGCCCTGGAGAG CAACCACACACTGTGCTTCATGTCCTTCCCCGTGAGTGACATCTCCCAAGCCTACCGCAGCGCCCCGGAGCGCACCGAGGATGTCTGGCAGAAG ATCCAGTGGTGCTTGGTGAGGAACAATCACTCCCAGACATGCCCTCAGGAGCAGGCCTTCAGGCTGCAGCAGGGCCTGGTGACCAGCAGCGCCGAGCAA ATGCTGCAGCGGCTGTGTGGCCGGGTGCAGGAGGAGGTTCGGGCCCTGAGGCTGTGCCCCCTGGAGCCTGTACAGGATGAGCTGCTTTATGCTCGGGACCTGATCAAGGACGCCAAAAACTCACGGGCG CTGTTTCCCAGCCTCTATGAGCTGGGCCATGTGCTGGCCAATGACGGGCCTGTACGGCAGAGGCTGGAGTCAGTTGCCAGTGAGGTGTCCAAGGCTGTGGACAAGGAACTGCAG GTGATCCTGGAGTCGATGGTCAGCCTTACGCAGGAGTTATGTCCTGTGGCCATGCGAGTGGCTGAGGGGCACAACAAGATGCTGAGCAATGTGGCTGAGCGCGTCACTGTGCCCCGGAACTTCATCCGAGGGGCGCTGCTGGAGCAGGCAGGACAGGACATTCAGAACAAGCTGGA TGAAGTAAAGCTCTCAGTCGTCACCTACTTGACCAACTCCATAGTGGATGAGATCCTGCAGGAGCTGTACCACTCCCACAAGAGCCTG GCCCGGCACCTGGCCCAGCTAAAGACACTATCAGATCCACCATCGGGGCCAGGCCAAGGGCAGGATCCGTCCTCCCGGGGCCGAGGCCGGAACCATGACCATGAGGAGACCACAGATGATGAACTTGGGACCAACATC GACACCATGGCCATCAAAAAGCAGAAACGCTGCCGCAAGATCCGGCCAGTGTCCGCCTTCATTA GTGGGAGCCCTCAGGACATGGAAAGccagctggggagcctggggatCCCGCCTGGCTGGTTCTCAGGACTCGGAAGCAGCCAGCCCACAGGCGGTGGCTCCTGGGAGGGTCTATCCGAGCTGCCCACTCATGGCTATAAACTAAGGCATCAAACACAAGGCAGGCCTCGGCCCCCCAGGACCACACCTCCAGGACCTGGTCGGCCCAGT GTGCCAATAACTGGGACACGACAGGAGAATGGGATGGCCACCCGCCTGGATGAGGGACTGGAGGATTTTTTCAGCCGAAGGGTCATGGATGAAAGCTCCAG CTACCCCCGGACTCTGCGGACCCTGCGGCCAGGCCTCTCAGAGCCGCCGCTGCCTCCACTCCAGAAGAAGAGACGCAGAGGCCTGTTTCACTTTCGCCGGCCCCGGAGCTTCAAGGGGGATAGGGGGCCAGGGTCCCCCACCACTGGGCTcctcctccctccgcccccacccccacccccaactcaggAGAGCCCCCCAAGCCCAGATCCCCCCAGCCTTGGCAATAATTCCTCCCCCTGttggagcccagaggaggagagCGGCCCCCTCCCTGGATTTGGGGGGAGCCGGGGGCCTTCCTTCCGCAGGAAGATG GGCACTGAGGGGGcggagccaggggaggggggcctggCCCCTGGGACGGCACAGCAGCCAAGGGTCCATGGTGTTGCCCTTCCTGGGTTGGGAAGAGCCAAGGGTTGGAGCTTCGACGGGAAACGAGAG GGTACAGGCCCAGACCTGGAGGGCAGTGTCCAGGCTTGGCAGAAACGGCGCTCTTCAGACGATGCAG gGCCGGGAGCCTGGaagcccccaccaccaccccaaagcACCAAGCCAAGCTTCAGCGCCATGCGCCGAGCAGAGGCCACGTGGCACATAG ctgaggAGAGTGCCCCCAACCACAGCTGCcagagccccagcccagcctctcaggatggggaggaggaaaaggagggggcCCAATTCCCAGAGAGGACCGTTCCCACTAGGAATGCCAAG CTGCAGGACCCCCCTTTAGCTTCACGGCCCCCCAAGCCAGTGGCTGTGCCCCGGGGCCGCCGGCCCCCCCAGGagccagggggcagggaggaggctgaggctgggggtgcaGTCCTAGGAATGAACAAACCCCGGCTGAGGCTGGGCTCACAGCAGGATCAAGAGGAGACCGAGGTCCAAG GGCCCCCAGATCCAGGCCGCCGGACTGCCCCCCTGAAGCCCAAGAGGACGCGGCGGGCACAGTCCTGTGACAAGCTGGAGCCTGACAGAAGGCAGCCCCCTGACCCCACAG GAACCAGTGAGCCAGGAACAGACTGA
- the CPNE6 gene encoding copine-6: MSDPEMGWVPEPPAMTLGASRVELRVSCHGLLDRDTLTKPHPCVLLKLYSDEQWVEVEHTEVLRSCSSPVFSRVLALEYFFEEKQPLQFHVFDAEDGATSPRNDTFLGSTECTLGQIVSQTKVTKPLLLKNGKTAGKSTITIVAEEVSGTNDYVQLTFRAHKLDNKDLFSKSDPFMEIYKTNGDQSDQLVWRTEVVKNNLNPSWEPFRLSLHSLCSCDVHRPLKFLVYDYDSSGKHDFIGEFTSTFQEMQEGTANPGQEMQWDCINPKYRDKKKNYKSSGTVVLAQCTVEKVHTFLDYIMGGCQISFTVAIDFTASNGDPRSSQSLHCLSPRQPNHYLQALRAVGGICQDYDSDKRFPAFGFGARIPPNFEVSHDFAINFDPENPECEEISGVIASYRRCLPQIQLYGPTNVAPIINRVAEPAQREQSTGQATKYSVLLVLTDGVVSDMAETRTAIVRASRLPMSIIIVGVGNADFSDMRLLDGDDGTLRCPRGVPAARDIVQFVPFRDFKDAAPSALAKCVLAEVPRQVVEYYASQGISPGAPRPCTPATTPSPSP; encoded by the exons ATGTCGGACCCTGAGATGGGATGGGTGCCTGAGCCCCCAGCCATGACGCTGGGGGCCTCGCGGGTGGAGCTGCGGGTGTCCTGCCATGGCCTCTTGGACCGAGACACACtcaccaagccccacccctgcGTGCTGCTCAAGCTCTACTCTGATGAGCAGTGGGTGGAG GTGGAGCACACAGAGGTGCTACGCTCCTGCTCCAGCCCTGTCTTCTCTCGGGTGCTGGCCCTCGAGTACTTTTTTGAGGAGAAGCAGCCCCTGCAGTTCCACGTGTTTGACGCTGAGGATGGAGCCACTAGCCCCCGCAATGACACCTTCCTCGGCTCTACAGAATGCACCTTGGGCCAG ATTGTGTCACAAACCAAGGTCACTAAGCCATTGCTGCTGAAGAATGGGAAGACTGCGGGCAAGTCCACCATCACG ATTGTGGCTGAGGAGGTATCTGGCACCAATGACTATGTACAACTCACCTTCAGAGCCCACAAGCTGGACAACAAG GATCTGTTCAGCAAATCTGACCCTTTCATGGAGATCTATAAGACCAATGGGGACCAGAGTGACCAGCTCGTCTGGAGGACGGAG GTGGTGAAGAACAACCTGAATCCCAGCTGGGAGCCATTCCGCCTGTCCCTGCACTCCCTATGCAGCTGTGATGTCCACCGGCCTCTCAAG TTCCTGGTGTATGACTATGACTCGAGCGGGAAGCATGACTTCATCGGCGAGTTCACCAGCACATTCCAGGAGATGCAGGAAGGAACGGCAAACCCTGGGCAGGAG ATGCAGTGGGACTGTATCAACCCCAAGTACCGGGACAAGAAGAAGAACTACAAGAGCTCGGGGACCGTGGTACTGGCCCAGTGCACG GTGGAGAAGGTGCACACCTTCCTGGATTATATCATGGGCGGCTGCCAGATCAGCTTCACG GTGGCCATCGACTTCACGGCCTCCAACGGGGACCCAAGGAGCAGTCAGTCCCTACACTGCCTCAGCCCCCGCCAGCCCAACCACTACCTGCAAGCCCTGCGTGCAGTGGGAGGCATCTGCCAAGACTATGACAG TGATAAACGGTTTCCAGCATTTGGCTTTGGGGCTCGGATCCCCCCCAACTTCGAG GTGTCCCATGACTTTGCTATCAACTTTGACCCGGAAAACCCTGAATGTGAAG AGATCTCGGGGGTCATCGCCTCCTACCGACGGTGCCTACCCCAGATCCAGCTCTATGGCCCCACCAACGTGGCCCCCATCATCAACCGCGTGGCGGAGCCAGCTCAGCGAGAGCAGAGCACCGGCCAAGCCACG AAGTACTCGGTGCTGCTGGTGCTCACCGACGGCGTGGTGAGTGACATGGCCGAGACACGCACAGCTATCGTGCGCGCCTCCCGCCTGCCCATGTCCATCATCATCGTGGGTGTGGGCAATGCGGACTTCTCAGACATGCGGCTGCTGGATGGCGACGACGGTACCTTGCGCTGCCCCCGAGGGGTGCCCGCGGCCCGCGACATCGTCCAGTTCGTGCCCTTCCGGGACTTCAAGGAT GCCGCACCCTCTGCGCTTGCTAAGTGTGTCCTGGCTGAGGTGCCCAGGCAGGTGGTGGAGTACTACGCCAGCCAGGGCATCAGCCCAGGGGCTCCCAGGCCTTGCACACCGGCCACGACCCCCAGCCCTAGCCCGTGA
- the NRL gene encoding neural retina-specific leucine zipper protein — MALPPSPLAMEYVNDFDLMKFEVKREPSEGRSGPPTASLGSTPYSSVPPSPTFSDPGMVGATEAPRPGLEELYWLATLQQQLGAGEALGLSPEEAVELLQGQGPVPVEGPHSYYPGSPEETGAQHAQLAERFSDAALVSMSVRELNRQLRGCGRDEALRLKQRRRTLKNRGYAQACRSKRLQQRRGLEAERARLAAQLDALRAEVARLARERDLYKARCDRLTSSGPGAGDHAHFFL, encoded by the exons ATGGCACTGCCTCCCAGCCCCCTGGCTATGGAATACGTCAATGACTTTGACTTGATGAAATTTGAGGTAAAGCGGGAACCCTCTGAGGGGCGATCTGGCCCCCCAACAGCCTCACTGGGCTCCACACCCTACAGCTCAGTGCCTCCTTCACCCACCTTCAGTGATCCAGGCATGGTGGGGGCCACTGAGGCCCCCCGGCCAGGCCTGGAGGAGCTGTACTGGCTGGCCACCTTGCAGcagcagctgggggctggggaggcactGGGCCTGAGTCCTGAAGAGGCTGTTGAGCTGCTGCAGGGTCAGGGGCCAGTCCCTGTTGAGGGGCCCCACAGCTACTACCCAGGAAGCCCGGAGGAGACAGGAGCCCAGCATGCCCAG ctGGCGGAGCGGTTTTCGGACGCGGCGCTGGTGTCGATGTCTGTGCGGGAGCTAAACCGGCAGCTGCGGGGCTGCGGGCGCGACGAGGCGCTGCGGCTGAAGCAGAGGCGCCGCACGCTGAAAAACCGCGGTTACGCGCAGGCCTGCCGCTCCAAGCGGCTGCAGCAGCGGCGGGGGCTAGAGGCTGAGCGCGCCCGCCTGGCCGCCCAGCTGGACGCGCTGCGGGCCGAGGTGGCCCGCCTGGCCAGGGAGCGCGACCTCTACAAGGCTCGCTGTGACCGGCTGACCTCGAGCGGCCCCGGGGCCGGGGACCACGCCCACTTCTTCCTCTGA